A single genomic interval of Bacteroidota bacterium harbors:
- a CDS encoding DUF1684 domain-containing protein: protein MKSIFIASVTWCACMFLFSSCNQSGSTRSNEEETYIQNLLSARLTQDSLFRISKESPFYRYKNFTKLNYFKPDFDLRIRVKANTQSNPEIVQFETNTERKPVYMKKYFFVFNLSGTQDTLWGFVNNEAPQRVFVPFKDLSNGNTTYGGGRYMDIEITPAQDSLWLDFNTAYNPYCHYDTGYSCPVVPFENRLHIAIEAGEKLYH, encoded by the coding sequence ATGAAATCTATCTTCATTGCTTCTGTAACTTGGTGTGCATGCATGTTTTTGTTCAGCTCATGTAATCAGTCAGGTTCTACCCGCAGCAATGAGGAAGAAACATACATTCAAAATCTATTGTCTGCCAGACTAACACAAGATTCACTATTTAGAATCAGCAAAGAATCCCCTTTTTATCGATACAAGAATTTTACAAAACTCAATTATTTCAAGCCTGACTTTGACTTACGAATACGAGTGAAAGCTAATACACAAAGCAATCCGGAAATAGTTCAGTTTGAGACCAATACAGAGCGGAAGCCTGTGTATATGAAGAAGTATTTCTTTGTTTTTAATCTGTCCGGAACGCAAGATACATTATGGGGTTTTGTCAATAATGAAGCCCCACAAAGGGTTTTTGTACCATTCAAAGACCTCAGTAATGGTAATACCACCTATGGCGGAGGACGCTACATGGACATTGAAATTACACCCGCTCAAGACTCTTTATGGCTGGATTTTAATACGGCTTATAATCCCTACTGTCACTATGATACAGGCTATTCTTGTCCAGTTGTACCTTTCGAAAATCGTTTACATATAGCCATTGAAGCAGGCGAGAAATTATACCACTGA
- a CDS encoding transglycosylase SLT domain-containing protein, translating to MKTLLMYVVIAQLKPLFCALITDTMQKSLSLLLFLVLFFAAGAIQSQTDTSRTTYAKDPYFLKLSKIQSEIPVFYNNGVRLEIMNLLRNQGHKTSELLGKSSFAIKNLGPYFDSLGLPRELALISVVISQFNTNYVEPSTGASGVWPLTYSTAKRYRLITNSYIDQRRNLWLSTSVAAKYLYDLEQIYQDWHFVISAFYVGPINLNMAIRKAGNSLDYPLVHESLESNQRQCLEKFMALWYMYNYHNDHKINENVYAIPQSDTVCTSVALSLDYVSDKLGVKQSIVSLLNPDFIEGIVPEIPNCTCFRLPTALVQNYKTQRDSIEIRVQQQDTMQRDSTQRDSTPTVAPANMKTPTGVPVNTDVSSDPKLIYYTVKKGDNMGLLSKLFDCSIHEIRKWNNIKGNVLYAGAKIKLFVPGDKIAEYKKINTMSASQKQALARRK from the coding sequence TTGAAAACTCTATTGATGTATGTTGTAATTGCTCAATTAAAACCTTTGTTTTGTGCGTTGATAACCGACACCATGCAAAAGTCTCTATCCTTGTTGCTGTTCCTTGTGCTTTTTTTTGCCGCAGGTGCTATACAATCTCAAACCGATACCAGCCGAACTACATACGCTAAAGACCCATATTTCCTTAAACTCTCCAAGATACAATCAGAAATTCCGGTTTTTTATAACAATGGCGTGAGGCTTGAAATCATGAATCTTCTCAGAAATCAAGGTCACAAAACTTCGGAACTATTAGGGAAATCAAGTTTTGCAATCAAGAATTTAGGACCTTATTTCGACAGCCTCGGGCTGCCTCGTGAACTAGCCTTAATCTCAGTCGTAATCAGTCAGTTCAACACCAATTATGTGGAACCTTCCACGGGAGCTTCGGGTGTTTGGCCTCTCACCTATTCCACCGCCAAGCGATATCGCCTAATTACCAATTCATATATAGACCAAAGACGTAATCTATGGCTCTCAACATCGGTTGCCGCTAAGTATCTATATGACTTGGAGCAGATTTATCAGGACTGGCATTTTGTAATTTCAGCTTTCTACGTAGGTCCCATCAATCTGAATATGGCAATCCGAAAAGCAGGTAACTCGCTCGACTATCCGTTGGTGCATGAATCTCTGGAGTCTAATCAAAGACAATGTTTGGAAAAATTTATGGCACTGTGGTACATGTACAATTACCATAACGATCACAAGATTAATGAAAACGTCTATGCAATTCCCCAAAGCGATACAGTTTGTACATCCGTTGCGTTGAGCTTGGACTATGTGTCTGACAAATTAGGGGTTAAACAGAGTATTGTATCTTTATTAAACCCTGATTTTATCGAAGGAATAGTGCCCGAAATACCTAATTGTACTTGTTTTAGACTACCTACTGCATTGGTTCAAAACTATAAAACGCAACGCGACAGCATAGAAATAAGAGTGCAACAACAAGATACAATGCAACGAGACTCAACACAAAGAGACTCAACTCCAACCGTTGCACCTGCCAACATGAAAACTCCAACCGGAGTGCCGGTTAACACAGATGTATCATCCGACCCAAAACTCATTTATTATACAGTAAAGAAGGGCGACAATATGGGTTTGCTATCTAAACTCTTTGATTGCAGTATTCATGAAATTAGAAAATGGAATAACATCAAAGGCAATGTACTATATGCAGGTGCCAAAATAAAACTCTTTGTGCCGGGAGATAAAATTGCCGAATACAAAAAAATTAATACTATGTCCGCTTCTCAAAAGCAGGCATTGGCAAGGCGTAAATAA